TGCCCGCAAACAACCGCCGATACCACAGCGCCTGCATCACCGTGCGGCAATCGGTCGAGTGCTTGATCCCCAGCGACTGCGCGTAACTCGCCACCATGATCCGCTCGGTAGGCCGGTGCCCAAGCAGCCACGAGGGCCACGCCACCGAAACAATCGTCGATTTCAGCATCCGCGGCGGCAAGTTGATAATCAACCGCTTCACCTCGCCCGCCGCGCAGGCCGCGAGATATTCCGCAATCGCATCCATGTGCCAGTTATGAGCATAACGCGCCCCCGGCGCGATGGTCGCCAGCACCCGCCGCAAATAAAACGAAAAATGGGTGCGGCTGGCTGCGTCGAATTGGCCACGCAGATGGGCGCTCGTATCGTGTTTTGTCATTTTTGTCTTGAATCTCTTGTGTTTGGGTGGCGCGCTGGGTATGTTAACGAAGGTTCAGCATGCAAACGAGACAGGGTTAATGGACGAAAAACGTCGCACATTCGTGGATCAGATCATTGCCAAGAAAGGGCACCTGATCCATAAACTCAAAGCGAAGGATACAACCGGCCGCTGGGCCTATTATTTTGTGCTGGTCGAAGCCCCGCGTGAGGCTGCCTTCCTCAAATCCATCGAGGGTGACGGCACCATCGACCTCGAAGATTTCGGCAAAGTCGTCGCCTCCAGCTACGGTGAGGAACCCACTCAGGAAATCAGAGATTTCCTCAAGGAAAAATACGGGTTCGACGTTTAGTCTACCATTCCTACCCCATCCCCCGCCGCACCGGAAGGGCACCCGCGCGCAAATGCTGGAATTACCCGCCCAACCGTGCTATATTTGCTCATGGTCAGCACCGGTTCAGACTACAACTTCACCGCCGTGATCGACGACTTCTTCGCACTCAAACACGTGTCGGGCACCCATGGCGATGCGCTGAAAGCAATGGTGCGCGCCCGCGCCTCCACCCTGCTCGCCCATCCGGATGTGCGCTACATGCCCGCCTTCAAAATCCTCGACCTGCTGGCCGCGCTCGTCAACCTCGCCGCCGCCGTCGCGCAAGCCCCCCAGCTGCGCGCCAACGAGGCCCGCGCCCTACTGCGTGAAAGCCTGTCCGACACCGCGCCGCTGATCCATCACTTCATGCTGGAAGCCGCCCTCGAACGCGTGCGTTATGAGCCACTCATGCTCGCCACCCGCAGCGATGCCGCCAGCGAGCGCGAAACCCTGCTGCAGCTGCGCTGGGCCGCCATGCGCGCCGCCCATCAGGAAAAAGCCACCCTGCCCGATGCATGGATGGACAGCATCGATAGCGCCGTCGAGCGCGTGCTTGCCGCCCACACCTTCCGCCATTTCCGTCAGGGCCCATTGCTGCAATTCTTCGCTGAAATGCTCAGCCTTGGCCGCAAACTCCACCAGCAGCACGCCCCGCTCGACCAACTCACCGCCGCCCTCAGCGAACACGGCGCCCTGTGGAAGCGTTACGCCCTCAAAACCTCCCGCTTCACGGAGCACCCGCCGCTTCCGGCGCCCACCACCTACCCGCTCGTGCCCTCACACTCCATCCACTAACTCGCCCCACCATCCGCTAACCACGCGGTAAGCAGCGCCATTTCCTCGGCGCTGAGCGGCTGCGCGGCCGCCTTCGCACTTTCCCGCTCCGGTTGCGCCACCTCCCCCGGCAATGCCGCCAGGGCCTGCACCAGTTTCTGCAGGTTCACTACCATGCTCTGCTTGCTGCCAAAGAGCATTGCCCACTCTTCGCTCACCAGGAATTCCGGCTCCGCCATGCCCCGCTGCATGGCTTTCAGCATCATTTCAATCAACGTAGTGGCACGTTTGCTTGCCCGCGACACCAGGGGTGCCGCGCGTGGGGTTCGTTTCATGGGGTTCTCAGGAAATGGGTGAAGTTGGCGCCCTCAGGGCATTCCAGCGAAGTCTAGCCAGCCCCATCACCGCCGGGAAGTGATCGAAAGCAAAAAATTAGGGGTTGCTGGTTGCATTATTATCACTTAACACAACTTAAGATTGTTTTACTCTTCGACTAGCTTGTGAACTCATTACTAAATCCTTCTGTATCTAAACGATTATGCCGTTTTGGCCGTATCCACCAAAAACAACCTAAGGAGGTATTCCTATGACCACAACCCGTGGCACCACACAGCATGTTTCCACGAGTCACCTTTCCTACCATTCCCGAACATTGGGCTCCTTTGCCGATCACGAGCCGGGGCTTTGGCGCGCCGTCATCACCCAGGCCCTGATGGATGCCGCCAGCCGCTCCCGCAAATCCGAAGCACGCCGCTCCAAGCACGATGCCATCGCCTGGCTGCTCACCGATTCCCCCGATTTCGAGGCCGTCTGCGACAATGCCGGGTTCGACCCCGGCTATGTCCGCCGCCGCGCCCGCGAGGCCCTCGCCCGCGGCTGCGAATGGCGGCTACCCTCCGGTCAGGGCTGGCGCACGCAGGCGCGCAAAATATCCATCCAGTCACTTGAAATTCAATAGTAAAGGGTCGCTCATGGCTTTCTCCACACAACGCGGCCGCCCGCGCAAATCCCCCCTGCCATCACCGCTGGATGCCGGCACGCCCGAGCTCCGGCTCAAGCACGCGCTGGGCATCACCGCCGAGCCCATCGACATCTGTCTTGAAAAGCAATTGATTAGCCAAGAACAACATCGCAGCGGCCTGCATCTGCGCTGGCTCTACACCTTGCGTTACGGTGCGCCCAGCATCACCACCCATTATGCCGACAAACATAGCACCAGCACTGTCACCGCGGAAGACCCCAACTGGCGGGCCATGCGCGAGCGCGAATATACCGAAGCCGTCGGCCTGCTTACCCGCGAGGGCCGCTACGAATGCGTCATGCGCCTGTGTATTTTCAACGAACCGCCTGTTTTTCTAAGCCAATCGCTGCGAAGCCGGGCCTGGCAGCAGGCGCCCCTCGCCCATCAGCTCGCCCAGTCGCACCACCATGTCCGGCAGGGGCTGGAAATCCTCACTCGCCACTGGCAACGTGCGCGGCATTAGTGTTATCTACCCGCCACATTGCGGGCATTTATGTGACAAATCCATGACAAACTCACCCCCACCCGCGAATTACTTTGCGAAGAGACCGGTTTTTTGATAAGAGTTAGTACAGCTGGATGACCAGCGTAACCTAAGTGATTAGTAGAGCAGGCAACCGCCACAGTACTCAGCTAGGCACTAATTCTTTATAAGGAGTCTTGATTATGACGAAATTTACCAAATCCTTCATGCAGAACGAATCCGGCGCAACCGCTATCGAGTACGGCCTGATCGCCGCCCTCATCTCGATTGCTGCCGTTGTTGCAATCTCGCTCGTCGGCACCCGTCTGAGCCGTACGTTCAACCGCGTAGCAACGAACCTCCGCTAGGTTAGGTTCTCTTTAAGTTTCGTAATATATACGAAAATTAAAGGTTGATTTAGGATGGTCTGCAGTGTCATGCTGCAGGCCATTCTTTTTGGTGGGGACTACCGTGAAAAAATTTCTAATGAGTCAGGATGGCGCCACCTCGATCGAATATGCTGTGATCGCTGCATGCATATTCCTGGCTATCGTGCTTGCAGTCAGCCTTCTGGGCGGCGGCACAAAAACGCTCTGGGAAAATAGAGTCGCCAAGCCCGTCACCGAAAGCATGTAATCAGCCACGCCGCGCTGCGGGCTTTGCCGTGCGCCAACCTTCCCTATTTCGCGATCCGCAACTGCTGGATCGCCAGCTCGATCTGCCGCTGAAGCTCCTGCGGCGAAGCGGGCAAGGTCTGTAACATCTGCTGCGATTGCGGCGTGTTACTGCCAGACAAAACCCCAAGCGACTGCTTCGCCTGCGTCAGGTAGGCTTCCGCCAATTGCGGGTCTTGCGAAACACCCTGCCCGCCTTGTGCATACATACTGCCCAGCGTCAGTTGCGATAAAAGCCCAAACCCGCCCGGTGCCGCCGCACCGCGCTGCAACCATGGCATCGCCTGCCCAGTGGTGCTGGAATCGTTCATGTAAAGCTTGCCGATGGCAAAACTATCCACCGCCTGTTGGAACTGCTCTTCCACCCGCGCCCCGGTCGAATAGCCCGGCCCACGATGCATGAATTTCGCCAACTGGCTCTCAGGGCTTACCATCGATGCAATATTATCCTGAAGCCGAGCGCCCATCCCACTCAATTGCCCCATCTGCGAATCCCCGCCGAACAGACCCGCGAACCGTTGCATCTGCCCATCCAACGCCTGCCCGACATGGCTCAACGCCTCAATACCCTTGGCAAGCCCCCCACAAACAGGGTTGGCCACCGGCATATTCATCTTCGCCACCGCCATATAGCACTGGTCGTCAAGGTTCTGCACCCGCACCCACAGCCACGTCCCTGCGCCACTGAAATAAAGAAGGCCCACGACCAGTAAAATAGCCACCAACCCACCACGCGACGCTGCAAAAACCATAGGATGCCCTCTTTATGTTCATCTACTATGCCATAGTGCCCGCCTCTGGCCAATCAATTACCAACCTATGCGATTTTCTGCAATAAAAACCACCGCAAAAAATATTCAATTTAACAATTAATTACAATAATTTAAACTTGTCACAAAAGCTTCACACATTCCGCCTTGCAGAATTGCTAAAATTCTAGTAATTAATATATATTAACTAATAATAACGCCAACCTATTCACGGCAGCAAAATAAAAGGAACAAGCTCATGGCCATCATTAATAACACCAATAAGCTCAGCTACTCGGCAACGACCCCGGCAGAAGTCATCCTGCCCCTGCCGACAGAGCCGACCAGCGGCTATGCCGTGATTAATGGCACCACCGCGGCAGAAAGCATCTACATCACCCCCGCCAGCACCCTTGTGCACGCCAACGGCGGCAACGACACCGTCTACGGCAACATCGGCAACGACTACATCGCCCTTGGCGCCACCGGCAACGGCACCATCTACGCCTGGAGCGGTAACGACACCGTCAGCGGCAATGTCGGCAACGACCTCATCGCCGGCGACGCCGGGAATGACGTGATCTACAGCAACGCTGGCAACGACACCGTCTTTGGCGGCATCGGCGTGGATTACATCGTCGCAGGCGCCGGCAACGATATCGTCAGCGGCGACGAAGGCAACGACACCCTCTTCGGCCAGGACGGCAACGACAGCATCTACGGCGTCACCGGCAACGACCTCATCTACGGCGGCGCAGGCGTCAACCTGATCTATGGTGGCGACGACAACGACACCATCATCGCTGGCAACGCAGGCGACTTCATCAGCGGTGATCTCGGCAACGACATCATCTATGGCGGCACCGGCAACGACGGCATCTACGGCGGCAGCGGCGACGATGTGATCATCGGCAATGGCGGCAACGACATCATCGGCGGCGACGCCGGTAACGACGACATCTACGGCGGCGCCGGCAACGACGCCGTCTATGGCGGCGAAGGCCGCGATGTGATCCGCGGCTACGGCGGCTTCGATGCGCTTTACGGCGGCGCTGGTAACGATATCATCAGCGGCGGCCAGGTATCGAGCGTGCTCAACGGCGGCACCGGCGACGATATTATCTACGGCGGTAACGGCTGGAACGTGCTGATCGGCGACACCGGCAACGACATCATCCGCGCGGGTAGCGGTAACGACACCATCTACGGCGATGCGGGCGACGATAAACTCTATGGCGGCGCTGGCGACGACACCATCTTCGGCGGCGAACTCAACAGCTCGATCGCCGGCAACGACAGCATCTATGGCGGCGCAGGCAACGATCACCTCGTCGGTGACTGGCATAACGACAATATGTATGGCGGTGCTGGCAACGACACGATGTACGGCGAGGAAGACCTCGACCTGATCTACGGCGGCGCCGGCGACGATGACCTCTATGCCGGCGACAGCGCCGACACCGTCTACGGCGGCAGCGGCAACGACCTCGTCCACGGCGAGCAAGGCACCGATCTGATCTACGGCGGCAGCGGCTGTGAGACCATCTATGCCGGTGATGAAAACGACACCGTCTACGGTGGCAGCGAGGGCGACACCGTCTTTGGCGATAACCAGAACGATCGGATCTACGGCGGCACCGGCGACGACTTCCTCTACGGTGGTAACGGTGAAGACCGTATCCTTGGCGACGCTGGTGACGATTGCATCCACGGTGATGGCAACAAAGACATTGCCTACGGTGGCGCAGGCAACGACTTCCTTTACGGCGAAGATGGCAACGACATCCTCATCGGTGACGATGGCAGCGATACCATCCGCGGCGGTGCCGATAATGACTATCTCACCGGCGGCGCAGGCACCGATTATTTCGTCTTCACCAACACCGCTGCCACCCTTGGCTCGGCCACGGATATCGTCTTCGGTAACGACATCATCACCGATTTCCATATCGGCGAAGATCGTATCGCTTTCGAAGGCGGCACTTCTGGTGCGCTCGCCTACTGGACAGACATCACCGCACACCTGAGCGATAATGCGCAGGGCAATGCGGTGATTACCTTCAACGACCATACCTCGGTCACCCTGGTCGGCATCCATGCCAACCAGCTCAGCGTGAGCGACTTCATGGTCAGCTAATTACCTTAACTACACTCCATACGAAAGAACCCCCGGGATTCACTGCCCGGGGGTTTTTCGTTTCTGGGGCAAACGGCAGATAGGATTGCTTTCGTCCAACCACCTGCTATAGCCCTTGGTACCCCCCATCCCTTGCCGATCGGAATCGCCCATGCTCATCACGCAAAAACTCATCATCGGCAAAGAAGAATGGTGCGCCCTGCCGGAGCTGCACCTGCCCGCCGTCAAAGCCCGCATCGATTCGGGCGCACGCACCAGCGCGCTGCATGCGGAGAATATCCATATCTACACCTCGCGCGGCGAAAAATGGGTGCGGTTCGACATTAACCCCATCCAGAAAGACCGCAAAATCACCGTCCAGTGCCGCGCCCCGCTGGTCGATGAGCGCGACGTCAAATCCTCCTCCGGCCACACCGAGCGCCGCGCCGTAATCGAGACCTCGGTGCGCATCGGCACCGTCGTCCAGACCATCCAGCTCACCCTCACCAACCGCGACGCGCTGGGCTACCGCATGCTGCTTGGCCGCGAAGCGATGCAGGGCCGCATGCTGATCGACCCGGAAAAATCCTTCACCCAGGGCATGCTATCAGATATCGAAGCCCGCCATTTCTACCGCGAGGATATCGCCACCGAAAATGGCGGCCTGCGCATCGCCGTGCTCGCCTCCGACCGCGAGCTGTATTCCAACAAACGCATCATGGATGCCGGGCGCGAGCGCGGCCACACCATGCGTTTCATCAACATCCAGCATTGCTACATGAACGTCAGCATGGATGATCCCGAAATCCATTACCGCGGCGGCGAAATCCTCAGCCAGTTCGATGCCGTGATCCCGCGCATCCGCCCGGCCATCACCTTCTATGGCTGCGCTGTGCTGCGCCAGTTCGAGATCAGCAACGCCTATTGCCTCAACGGCGCCGTCGGCATCACCCGCAGCCGCGACAAGCTGCGCACGCTGCAAATGCTCGCCCAGAAATCCATCCCCATGCCCGTCACCTCCTTCGCCCATTCGCCGCAGGAAACATCGGAGCTTATTAAAATGGTCGGCGGCGCGCCGGTCGTCGTTAAACTGCTCGAAGGCACGCAAGGGGTCGGCGTCGTTCTTGCCGAAACCACCAACGCCGCCGAATCGCTTATCAACGCCTTCAAATCCCTGAAAGCCAACATCCTCGTTCAGGAATTCGTCAAGGAAGCCGATGGCAAAGATATCCGCTGTTTCGTGATCGACGATAAGGTCGTCGCCTCCATGCAGCGCATCGCGCCGGTGGGTGATTTCCGCGCCAACATCCATCGCGGCGGTGCGGCAACCGAAGTGAAAATCACCGCCGAGGAACGCAAGATCGCCATCCAGTCCGCCAAAATCGTGGGCCTCAAAGTGGCGGGGGTCGATATCATTCGCTCCGCCTCCGGCCCCAAAGTGCTCGAAATCAACTCCTCCCCCGGCCTTGAGGGCATCGAATCCACCACCGGCGAAGACATCGCGGGCATGATGATCCAGTGCATCGAGCGCGCCGTCGCCAAAAAGAAGGAAAAAGCGGAGTAATCTTCACAGAACTGTCATACACGCCGCCGCCCGAACCGCTAAACTAAGGGCATGGAACAAGACCCCCGCATTACCCCGCCCGAACCGCCCAAGCGGCCCAGTCTCTTCGGCGAAAGCACTCCTGACGCCATAGTAAGATCGGTCGGTATTTCCCTGCTGGTAGATGGCGTACTTGCCATCTTCCACAAGAGTTTCAATGCCGTTCAAATAGCTAAAAATGCGGCCTTTTTCGGTGCTATCGGCGCTGGCCTGCACCTGTTGTTCCGCAAACCTGCCGCAGCACAACCACCCGTCCCGCCGCATATGCCGCCACCGGCGGCCCCACCGCCCGCATTCCCCCAACATCTCGCCCTCGCCAACGTGCCGCAAATCCTCGATCTGCTCGTGGCGCAAGGCAGCCTCACCGCGCCCCAACAGGCGCAGGTGCTCGGTGAAATCAAAACCGGCCGCACGGGTTTTGCCGGTGAAATCGCCATTGCCGATGGCTTCATCACCCGCGACATCCTCGATGCGGCCCTGCTCACGCAAGCCGCCCTCAAAACCGAAGCCGCCGTTGCCGACATCACCACCATCATCAACCTGCAGCCAGGCACACTCATCGCCGTGCCCGCATGGCTGCGCGCCAACTGGGGCAATAACGGCGTCAACCCCGCCGCCAGCAGCCCCTCCCGGGCGGATGGCGCCGCTGCCGCCGCCAACATCGCCCAGAACCTCGTCATGATCGCCGCCAGCACGCCCGATAAAACCGCGCTACCGGGCCTCCAGCAAGGCATCGTCGCCGCCGCCAACCTTGCCCGCGGCATCGCCAATGGCAACTCCGCGCAAGTACCCCTCGCCAAAATGGCCGCAACCTGGCGCCAAACCATGAACACCGCGCTGATGCAGGTGCAAACCCTCCCCAACCGCCCGCTCGACAGCAACGGCCAACCGATCGATATCACCAGCTTCATCAGCGCCCGCAACGCCGAAATCACCACCGCCGTCGTCCAAACCCTGCAAGCCCCACCACCGGGCAAAGGCGCCGGGCGTTAAGCCTGCCCCATTATTCATCGAACATCCCCCTCCTGTCACCCCGTCGCATGACGGGGTCCATCTGTACCCTCTCCATTGTCATCCTGAGGTTGGCTTCGCCTCTCTTCGCTTCGCTACGAGTGTCTCAGGATCCATCGCGCGTATGCGCCAGCAATAACTACCAGTGGTGAAGCGGGACCCCGGCGTAAAGCCGGGGTGACAGTGGAGGAAAACAATGGGGAAAGGGTATACGCGATGGATGCCAGCCTGCACTGACATGACCATTTGAGGCATCATCAAAAAACCGCCCTAATAAATAACGCATGTGAAACTCATGCGCGCCCACGCTTTACGGTTTGCACCGCGCTCGTATCGCGCTATGGTGCCCGCCTGATTCAACCTTTCCAAGGAGTTACCCATGCGCCTTTCTACCCTCGCCGCTGCCGGCCTGCTCGCCCTCAGCCTCGCCGCCCCCGCCGTCGCCGCATCGCTGGATGACGCCGCCTACGACAAAAATAACAGCCCCGTGATCGACACGCGCGGCAATTGCGTCCGCACCATCTGGCAGGATAAAAACGATCCGTGCGCTCCCCCAGCACCAAAACCTGTCGCCGTCGCAGCTCCCCGCCCGGCCCCAGTCGTGGTCGCCCCTGTTCCCGTCATCTCGACCGAACAGCGCACCATCTATTTCGAGTTCAACAAAGCCGGGCTGACCGCTGAGTCGACCGCGAAGCTGGATCAATTGGCCACCGTCATCAACGATTCCACCGCCATTACCAACGTCACCATCCATGGCTACACCGACCAGATCGGCACCGCGTCATATAACGACGCGCTGGCCACCAAGCGTTCGCTTGCTGTCAAATCCTACCTCGACAGCAAATCGCGCCTGAAAGCCGATAACGGCGACATCCGCGGCCTGGGCAAATCCGCTCCGGAAGCCGCTTGCTCCGCCATCAAAAAGCGCGCCGACAAAATCAGCTGCATGGCCAAAGAGCGCCGCGTAGAAGTCGAGTTCAACGCACAGAAATAGTGCTGCGCATAGCATTCACTAAAAACGAAAAGGGCACCCGGTGGGTGCCCTTTTTTTATGCGCTATATCGCAATCAATCTAGGAAACTGCCGTCTCCGCCTGCCGCTCCGGCATCGCCCGCTGCAAATTGGTTGCCTGAGAGACCGTGGTCGCAGGCGCTGCTAGCAGCAGCACATCATCCGCATCGACCCGCTCGCCGCCATGCTTGCCTGCCGCATCGCGATGATGCGCCTTGCGGGCAGCTTTTGCTTCCTTCCCTTTAAGGGCAGCCTCTGCGCGCGCTTCCTGATGGTCGATAACGACGCCATCTTTTTTCTCCGCACCGCCGATAAAGTAAGAGATCGTATTGGAGAGCTGGAACAACCCCTGCCCACCGGTATAGTAGTGCGCTTGCGGGTCATTCTTTTCATACCGGCTGCTGATGCTTTTTGGCAGAAAAATCATCCGCAACCACTGAATGCCACCCCAGCGTTCCCACCCCTGGTCGCTGCCGACGGAAAACAGAAGGTTCGTCGCAGCAGTGGCCGTAATTAATCCGCCCATACTATGGGCGGTGTTCTTCACATATTTGAGATTGCTGGCCGCTTGCCCGAGTGCTTTGTCCTGCATCCCAATATTGCGAAACCCGCTCAGGAACGAACACACACCGGTGACAAACATCCCAAGCCCGGTAAACTGGCGCCTGTATTTACTAATTTCATCCATTCCATCATCGTGCTTGGCACCAAACAGCTTACGAACCGCCGCCACCGGAGCCGCCACCGGGAACGTAACCGCCTCGGTAAGCGTCGTACCAATATAGCGCAATGGCTGCGTGTGCCACATCACCGTGCGCCGCTCCAGATCCGCCTCTTTATCCTTTGAATCGGGCAACAGCATGGCCACCGTCATCGAAACAAGGCCAAAGAAGGTAGAGCGCGCTTGCCAGCGATTCACCAGGCGCTTGCCACCCACAGAGTCCAGCTTCGTTGCGACATCCAGATTGGTGAAGCTCTTAACCGTGTCCTTGTAGAACTTGGGTGTCAGCAAGTCCTTTGGTTTTAAGTTAAAAGCAGCATTCTCAAAAACGGATTTAAAGATGCGTTTGGGTGGCTCGACAAGATAATCGATGGCTTTCAGCGGGCGATCATTCGGCAGTAACAACGTATTGTTCGCCTTGAACATCGAGAATTCACCTGCCACCTGCATAAAGGCGACAAGTTGTGAGGATCTGTTCGCCCCCCAATCCGGCACAGCCTCAATCGCCCGCTTACGGCCCCGGCGACCAACATCGCGTACCGAATGAATGAGGTTCGATAGCGGCCCCGGTAGGGCAACACCAAACCAGCGCACTGGCTCGCGTGCCTGCGTCTGTTGGGTGTTTTGATCCGCCGTCGCGTCCACAGCCTTCGGCTCAGGCAATGCTACCTGTTGGTTCTCCGGCATGTCAGTCTGTAAATTCATAGACATTCATCCTGCCAGAACATTGTGACAACCATGTGACAAAACCCCAAAATAACGTCAGTTTTTCAACTTTTTTAACGTTCGCCACCCCTCTATGCGATGCCCCGGCGCTTGTGTGTGACGGTTTGATGAAGATGTAGGCCTTACCAATAATTTAGACAGCATATGTTGTAGGTTTCAGTGGGGTGTGCTTAACCTCTCACCATGAGCACCCAGCCAGCAGCCAGCCCCATGCGCATCCTCGTCGTCGAGGACGATGCGGAGGTGAACCACTACATTACCAAATCCCTGCGCGAGCAAGGCCACACGGTCGATGCCGCCGTCGATGGAAGAACAGGCCTCACCCTCGCCACCGACAATAGCTATGACGTGCTGCTGCTCGACCGCATGCTGCCCGCGCTCGATGGGCTGACCCTGCTGAAAACCCTGCGTGCCGCGGGCAATGCCACCCCCGCCCTCATCCTCAGCGCGCTGGGCGATGTGGATGACCGCGTCGAAGGCCTCAAATCCGGCGGCGACGACTACCTCGTCAAACCCTTCGCCTTCATCGAACTGATGGCCCGGCTCGAAGTGATCGCCCGCCGCGGCCAACCCACCAACCACAGCGAAATCGTGCTCCAAAGCAACGGCATCACGGTCGATCTGCTCTCGCGCAAAGTCACCCGCGATGGCGAGACCATCCTGCTGCAAGCCCGCGAGTTCCGCCTGCTGGAGTTCCTGCTGCGCCACAAAAACAAGGTCGTCACCCGCGCCATGCTGCTTGAACATGTGTGGGAATACCATTTCGACCCCCAAACCAACGTGATCGACGTCCATATCTCGCGCCTGCGCCAGAAAATCGACCGCGACCCGGCCCATTCCCTCATCACCACCATTCGCGGCGAGGGCTACACCATCGCCGATGACAAACCGGCCGCGGCCTAACCAGCCGCGCCACCCCCCTATGGAATCGGCATGAAGCGCATCCAACTGTTTGAAGCCTCCGCGACCAAGCTGGCGCTTTTTTTCTCGGCGCTGCTGAGCGTTTCACTCGTTCTTCTATCGATTGAGATTTACGCGATAACCCACGGGGAAACCATTAATCCGCTTTATTCCTACCTCACCTTATTCCTCGTGGTGGTGATCTGCATCGGTCTGTTCATCATCAGTTTCTACGTCACCAAGCGCATCAACACCATCGCCGAAACCGCCGACCGCATCATCACCACCCGCGACCTGACCCAGCGCATCCCCATCGATTCGCGTTGGGATGATCTCAGCAAACTCTCCAGCGTCCTCAACCTGATGCTGGAGGATATCGAGCAGCTGGTCGATGGCGTGCGCCAGGTGTCCGATAACATCGCCCATGATTTGCGCACCCCCCTCACCCGCCTGCGCAACCATATTGAAACCATGCGCACCGACCGCGCCGCCTCCAGCCAGTCCGAAGAATTCAGCCAGCTGATCGTCGAGTGCGACGCGCTGCTCACCACCTTCAACGCCCTGCTGCGCATCGCCAATATCGAAGCGGGCAAGCGCCACACCGCCTTTGGCGTGCTCAACCTCGCCTGCGTGGTGCATGATTTGATCGAGCTGTATGAACCCGTCGCTGCCGAGCATGATATCCAGCTGCAATTTGTCAGCGAGCCCACCAGCATGGTCGGCGATAAGGATCTACTGTTTCAGGCCGCCGCCAATTTGCTCGATAATGCGATCAAATACACCCCGCCCGGCGGCCTCATCACCATCGCCGTCAAACGCACCGACACCGGCGCGACGCTGAGTGTCACCGATACCGGTCACGGCATCCGTGACGAACATAAACAGCAGGTCTTCCGCCGCTTTTACCGCGTTGAGGGCTGCCGCAGCCGCCCCGGCTCAGGCCTTGGCCTCAGCCTCGTCGCCGCCGTCGTTAAGCTCCACCAGGGCACCATCACCCTCACCGACAACCAGCCAAACGGGCTAGTGGTAACGGTGACGCTATAAGCCCCTCCCCCCATCGGGGGAGGCTGGGTGGGGGGCCAACCCAGTGCGCAGACTCAAATGGTAAGGGGACACGTTGCGGCAGCCCCCCCCTCCCAACCTCCCCCCGATGGGGGGGGCAATAAACCCACAACTTGCAATTGGTTCTCATTTGCACTACTTACGGGCCACTCCATTCGCCACAGGTGTTCATGCA
This portion of the Pseudomonadota bacterium genome encodes:
- the rimK gene encoding 30S ribosomal protein S6--L-glutamate ligase — its product is MLITQKLIIGKEEWCALPELHLPAVKARIDSGARTSALHAENIHIYTSRGEKWVRFDINPIQKDRKITVQCRAPLVDERDVKSSSGHTERRAVIETSVRIGTVVQTIQLTLTNRDALGYRMLLGREAMQGRMLIDPEKSFTQGMLSDIEARHFYREDIATENGGLRIAVLASDRELYSNKRIMDAGRERGHTMRFINIQHCYMNVSMDDPEIHYRGGEILSQFDAVIPRIRPAITFYGCAVLRQFEISNAYCLNGAVGITRSRDKLRTLQMLAQKSIPMPVTSFAHSPQETSELIKMVGGAPVVVKLLEGTQGVGVVLAETTNAAESLINAFKSLKANILVQEFVKEADGKDIRCFVIDDKVVASMQRIAPVGDFRANIHRGGAATEVKITAEERKIAIQSAKIVGLKVAGVDIIRSASGPKVLEINSSPGLEGIESTTGEDIAGMMIQCIERAVAKKKEKAE
- a CDS encoding Flp family type IVb pilin, coding for MKKFLMSQDGATSIEYAVIAACIFLAIVLAVSLLGGGTKTLWENRVAKPVTESM
- a CDS encoding OmpA family protein — protein: MRLSTLAAAGLLALSLAAPAVAASLDDAAYDKNNSPVIDTRGNCVRTIWQDKNDPCAPPAPKPVAVAAPRPAPVVVAPVPVISTEQRTIYFEFNKAGLTAESTAKLDQLATVINDSTAITNVTIHGYTDQIGTASYNDALATKRSLAVKSYLDSKSRLKADNGDIRGLGKSAPEAACSAIKKRADKISCMAKERRVEVEFNAQK
- a CDS encoding response regulator transcription factor, whose translation is MRILVVEDDAEVNHYITKSLREQGHTVDAAVDGRTGLTLATDNSYDVLLLDRMLPALDGLTLLKTLRAAGNATPALILSALGDVDDRVEGLKSGGDDYLVKPFAFIELMARLEVIARRGQPTNHSEIVLQSNGITVDLLSRKVTRDGETILLQAREFRLLEFLLRHKNKVVTRAMLLEHVWEYHFDPQTNVIDVHISRLRQKIDRDPAHSLITTIRGEGYTIADDKPAAA
- a CDS encoding calcium-binding protein — translated: MAIINNTNKLSYSATTPAEVILPLPTEPTSGYAVINGTTAAESIYITPASTLVHANGGNDTVYGNIGNDYIALGATGNGTIYAWSGNDTVSGNVGNDLIAGDAGNDVIYSNAGNDTVFGGIGVDYIVAGAGNDIVSGDEGNDTLFGQDGNDSIYGVTGNDLIYGGAGVNLIYGGDDNDTIIAGNAGDFISGDLGNDIIYGGTGNDGIYGGSGDDVIIGNGGNDIIGGDAGNDDIYGGAGNDAVYGGEGRDVIRGYGGFDALYGGAGNDIISGGQVSSVLNGGTGDDIIYGGNGWNVLIGDTGNDIIRAGSGNDTIYGDAGDDKLYGGAGDDTIFGGELNSSIAGNDSIYGGAGNDHLVGDWHNDNMYGGAGNDTMYGEEDLDLIYGGAGDDDLYAGDSADTVYGGSGNDLVHGEQGTDLIYGGSGCETIYAGDENDTVYGGSEGDTVFGDNQNDRIYGGTGDDFLYGGNGEDRILGDAGDDCIHGDGNKDIAYGGAGNDFLYGEDGNDILIGDDGSDTIRGGADNDYLTGGAGTDYFVFTNTAATLGSATDIVFGNDIITDFHIGEDRIAFEGGTSGALAYWTDITAHLSDNAQGNAVITFNDHTSVTLVGIHANQLSVSDFMVS
- a CDS encoding Flp family type IVb pilin, whose amino-acid sequence is MTKFTKSFMQNESGATAIEYGLIAALISIAAVVAISLVGTRLSRTFNRVATNLR
- a CDS encoding HAMP domain-containing sensor histidine kinase, with translation MKRIQLFEASATKLALFFSALLSVSLVLLSIEIYAITHGETINPLYSYLTLFLVVVICIGLFIISFYVTKRINTIAETADRIITTRDLTQRIPIDSRWDDLSKLSSVLNLMLEDIEQLVDGVRQVSDNIAHDLRTPLTRLRNHIETMRTDRAASSQSEEFSQLIVECDALLTTFNALLRIANIEAGKRHTAFGVLNLACVVHDLIELYEPVAAEHDIQLQFVSEPTSMVGDKDLLFQAAANLLDNAIKYTPPGGLITIAVKRTDTGATLSVTDTGHGIRDEHKQQVFRRFYRVEGCRSRPGSGLGLSLVAAVVKLHQGTITLTDNQPNGLVVTVTL